Genomic segment of Pseudomonas sp. CCI4.2:
CTAAGATTGAGACGAAAGACAACCTGAGCTTGGTCTCTGGCACTTCAAAGTCCGATAAAAGAGGGGCGGCTGGCGACACCAAAGCCCTGACCAACCAACTGGCCGTGGCAAAGGAAAACCTGGATACGACGCGTCGTGACAATGCCGAGCTGAAAAGCCGCATGTCAGATTTGCAAAGTCAGTTGGATAAGTTGCAGCGATTGATCCAGTTGAAAAATGACCAATTGGCCAAAATGCAGGCCCAGGGTGGCATTGCACCGGGCGCCAAGGACGCCGCCACCGGCGCGCCTGCGTTGCCCGCTGCATTAGTCGCCGCAACCCCCGCGGCCAGTACCGTTGTGAAGCCCGCAGCCGAAATTGCACCGGAAGACGCATTGCCACCTGCTGCTGAGCCCACAGCGGTTCCGCAAGTTGCACCGATTGCGCCTGCGCCTGGCGGCCTCGTGGACAATGCCGATACCGACAGTGCGATCAGCAAGCTGCTTGCCAGCCCGATGCTGTTAGGTTTGGTGGGCGGTGGAGTTTTGCTGATTCTGCTCTTGCTGCTGCTGTTTTTGACGCGGCGCCGCAGGGCTCAGCAAGAGGCTGAAAAACACAAGCGTATGGCCCGGGCACTGGCGGAAGAGTCAGAGTTTGCCACCGACATGGATTTGCCAGAAAACAGTTTTGACGGCCTGGATGTTCCGCCCCCAAACGTAAAGCTGGCGCCGGTGCCGGCCTCTATTCCCGCACCGGTGATTTTAGAGCCGATCCGTGAGCGCTCGCTCGATGTGCTTGATCAGGTTGCAGTCCATGTTGCTAATGGCCGTTTTAACCAAGCTGCCGAGCTTCTGGAAGACGCTATCAAACAAGAGCCTCAGCGCAGTGATCTGCGCCTGAAGTTGATGGAAATCTATGCTGAGCAGGGCGACAGAAGCGGCTTTACTGCCCAAGAACGCAAGCTGGTGGCCACTGGTACGAATCAGGCTGAAGTCGAAGAGCTGAAAAATCGCTTTCCGATGATGATAGTTGCCGGCGCAGGATTGGGCGCCGCAGCTTTGGCAGCGGAGCTTGATGCGGATTACGTCAAGGACTTGCTGCTCGATACATCTGAGGCGCCAGCAGTTGCGCCCGTCCCAGCAAAAGCGCCCGTCCCGGCTCCCGTCGTCGAATCTGACGAGCTGGACCCGTTCGATCAGGATTTCGATTTAAGCCTTGATGAACTGGAGGATGCTTCTCCGGCAATTATCGAGGAACCCATCGCGCCGAAAGCTGAAAAGGCGCCACGCGTTGAACCTGGTCTCGGTGAGCCAATGGCCGCTGATACGCTGGCGGATGACGATCTGAGCTTTGAATCGGTATTGCACCAACAGAACGAAGCCAAGAAATTGTCTGTTGATGACTTGGCCGATTTCGACCTGGGCCTGGCAGAAGAGCCGCCCTCGTCCAGTGCTGAGGATGATTTCCTCCTAAGCCTCAAAGACGACTTGCGTGAATTGCCAGCGTTTGATGACTCGCCTTCGCTGGAGCCTCCTGCTGCTCAGAAGCCAGCGCTGCCTGATGACTTTGACCTGTCCTTGCCGGAAGAACTCGACGACGACGCGACACCCAATGCCTTCACCACAGAGCTTGATGACGTTAACGCGGAGCTGGATCGTTTGTCCCAAACCATGGACAAACCACCTGCCGCTAAACCGTTCGCCAAGCCGCCAACCTTTACTGCTGAAGACGCATTGGCAGAGGACGACGAGCCTGAGTTCAATTTCCTTGAGGGCACTGACGAAGCGGCGACCAAGCTTGATCTGGCACGTGCTTACATCGAAATGGGTGACAGTGAAGGCGCTCGGGATATTCTCGATGAAGTGGTCGGCGAGGGCGATGAAGCCCAGAAAGCCGAAGCACGGGAAATGCTTGCTAGCCTGCACTGATCATTAGCTGAGGCTTGGCGTACGACGACCGCTTTGGCGGTCGTTTGCGTTTATGGCAAGTGAAGCTCTTATAATGGCGCCTTTGCGCAAACCAACAGGCTGCACGTCTTGGCTTCAACATATAGCACTGCAGAAAACGCGGCAGCCGAAATGGCTGCCGCTGGCTTTTCCAGAATCGCATTGGGCGTTGAGTACAAGGGGTCCCGTTATTGCGGTTGGCAGCGTCAGGCTTCCGGTGTATTGACGGTGCAGGAAACCCTTGAAAAGGCGTTG
This window contains:
- a CDS encoding FimV/HubP family polar landmark protein gives rise to the protein MVQVRKLVLAIAAASALSSGMAHALALGDLTLKSTLNQPLVAEIELLDAHDLNAGQVVPSLATSADFAQAGVDRRGALDDLTFTPVINANGKSVLKITSSRPIRDPNMKFLVQVLWPNGRLLRQYSVLLDPPKATPQPAAAPAPAPVAQLPLIAPAPTPVPVDEVTPALAPAKLPAPTPAVEAKPTLYTTSKHDRLWDIAARVRSSGSVQQTMLAIQALNPGAFINGNINRLKVGEVLRLPDQQQIAATPQPEAVVQVRKQNLAWRQRRSLPSATRQVDATRHAKTEAAPAKIETKDNLSLVSGTSKSDKRGAAGDTKALTNQLAVAKENLDTTRRDNAELKSRMSDLQSQLDKLQRLIQLKNDQLAKMQAQGGIAPGAKDAATGAPALPAALVAATPAASTVVKPAAEIAPEDALPPAAEPTAVPQVAPIAPAPGGLVDNADTDSAISKLLASPMLLGLVGGGVLLILLLLLLFLTRRRRAQQEAEKHKRMARALAEESEFATDMDLPENSFDGLDVPPPNVKLAPVPASIPAPVILEPIRERSLDVLDQVAVHVANGRFNQAAELLEDAIKQEPQRSDLRLKLMEIYAEQGDRSGFTAQERKLVATGTNQAEVEELKNRFPMMIVAGAGLGAAALAAELDADYVKDLLLDTSEAPAVAPVPAKAPVPAPVVESDELDPFDQDFDLSLDELEDASPAIIEEPIAPKAEKAPRVEPGLGEPMAADTLADDDLSFESVLHQQNEAKKLSVDDLADFDLGLAEEPPSSSAEDDFLLSLKDDLRELPAFDDSPSLEPPAAQKPALPDDFDLSLPEELDDDATPNAFTTELDDVNAELDRLSQTMDKPPAAKPFAKPPTFTAEDALAEDDEPEFNFLEGTDEAATKLDLARAYIEMGDSEGARDILDEVVGEGDEAQKAEAREMLASLH